A portion of the Novosphingobium sp. KA1 genome contains these proteins:
- the ykgO gene encoding type B 50S ribosomal protein L36 — protein sequence MKIVNSLKSLKGRHRDNRVIRRRGRTYVINKTNRRFKARQG from the coding sequence ATGAAGATTGTGAACAGCCTGAAGTCGCTCAAGGGTCGCCACCGGGACAACCGCGTGATCCGTCGTCGCGGCCGCACTTACGTGATCAACAAGACCAACCGTCGCTTCAAGGCTCGCCAGGGCTGA
- a CDS encoding HAD family phosphatase has translation MQNADPVQAVVFDVGRVLVQWDMRGLFARLIDDPGKLDWFCTHVVTEEWHFEHDAGRDLEEMVAARKAEFPGHDDLIDAYATRFLETIPGHVPGSHEIVRELAARAVPLYAITNFASTFWREFRASEPLFDLFGDVVVSGDEKLVKPHREIYELAARRFGHAPESMLFIDDNPDNIAGAATLGWQVHHFRDAEALRADLTGRGLLG, from the coding sequence ATGCAGAATGCCGATCCCGTCCAGGCCGTCGTTTTTGATGTCGGGCGCGTGCTGGTCCAGTGGGACATGCGCGGCCTGTTCGCGCGGCTGATCGACGATCCCGGGAAGCTCGACTGGTTCTGCACGCACGTGGTCACCGAGGAGTGGCATTTCGAGCATGATGCCGGGCGCGATCTCGAAGAGATGGTCGCCGCGCGCAAGGCCGAGTTTCCCGGTCACGACGACCTGATCGACGCTTATGCCACGCGTTTCCTCGAGACGATCCCGGGCCATGTTCCCGGCAGCCACGAGATCGTGCGCGAACTCGCCGCGCGCGCCGTGCCGCTCTATGCCATCACCAATTTCGCCAGCACTTTCTGGCGCGAATTCCGGGCCAGCGAGCCGCTGTTCGACCTGTTCGGCGATGTTGTCGTCTCGGGCGACGAGAAGCTCGTGAAGCCGCACCGCGAGATCTACGAGCTCGCCGCCCGCCGTTTTGGCCATGCGCCCGAATCGATGCTGTTCATCGACGACAATCCCGACAATATCGCCGGTGCCGCGACGCTCGGCTGGCAGGTCCACCATTTCCGCGACGCCGAAGCCCTGCGGGCCGACCTGACCGGGCGCGGCTTGCTTGGGTGA